Part of the Oncorhynchus tshawytscha isolate Ot180627B unplaced genomic scaffold, Otsh_v2.0 Un_contig_6313_pilon_pilon, whole genome shotgun sequence genome, TTTATAACATGTGAATTAAGTAGAATAAGTTGTATTAGACTCACCTAGCCCCAACTCCTCGCCTAGCCCCAACTCCCTCGCCTAGCCCCGCTCCTCGCCTAGCCCCAACTCCCTCGCCTAGCCCCAACTCCTCGCCTAGCCCCAACTCCCTCGCCTAGCCCCGCTCCCTCGCCTAGCCCCAACTCCTCGCCTAGCCCCAACTCCTCGCCTAGCCCCAACTCCCTCGCCTAGCCCCAACTCCCTCGCCTAGCCCCAACTCCTCGCCTAGCCCCAACTCCCTCGCCTAGCCCCAACTCCCTCGCCTAGCCCCAACTCCTCGCCTAGCCCCAACTCCCTCGCCTAGCCCCAACTCCTCACCTAGCCCCAACTCCTCACCTAGCCCCAACTCCTCGCCTAGCCCCAACTCCCTCGCCTAGCCCCAACTCCCTCGCCTAGCCCCAACTCCCTCGCCTAGCCCCAACTCCCTCACCTAGCCCCAACTCCCTCGCCTAGCCCCAACTCCCTCGCCTAGCCCCAACTCCTCGCCTAGCCCCAACTCCTCGCCTAGCCCCAACTCCTCGCCTAGCCCCAACTCCCTCACCTAGCCCCAACTCCTCACCTAGCCCCAGCTCCCTCACCTAGCCCCAACTCCCTCACCTAGCCCCAACTCCCTCACCTAGCCCCAACTCCCTCACCTAGCCCCAGCTCCTCACCTAGCCCCAGCTCCCTCACCTAGCCCCAACTCCCTCACCTAGCCCCAACTCCTCGCCTAGCCCCAACTCCCTCGCCTAGCCCCAACTCCCTCACCTAGCCCCAACTCCTCACCTAGCCCCAGCTCCCTCACCTAGCCCCAACTCCTCACCTAGCCCCAACTCCTCACCTAGCCCCAACTCCCTCACCTAGCCCCAACTCCCTCACCTAGCCCCAACTCCCTCACCTAGCCCCAACTCCTCACCTAGCCCCAACTCCCTCACCTAGCCCCAACTCCTCGCCTAGCCCCAACTCCTCGCCTAGCCCCAACTCCTCGCCTAGCCCCAACTCCCTCGCCTAGCCCCAACTCCTCGCCTAGCCCCAGCTCCCTCACCTAGCCCCAACTCCACCTAGCCCCCGCTCCTCGCCTAGCCCCCCTCCCCTCGCCTAGCCCCGCTCCTCGCCTAGCCCCAACTCCTCACCTAGCCCCAACACCTCGCCTAGCCCCAACACCTCGCCTAGCCCCAACCGCCTAGCCCCAGCTCCCTCGCCTAGCCCCAACTCCTCGCCTAGCCCCAACTCCTCGCCTAGCCCCAACTCCTCGCCTAGCCCCAGCTCCTCGCCTAGCCCCAACTCCTCGCCTAGCCCCAACTCCTCGCCTAGCCCCAACTCCTCGCCTAGCCCCAACTCCTCGCCTAGCCCCCGCTCCTCGCCTAGCCCCAACTCCTCGCCTAGCCCCAACTCCCTCGCCTAGCCCCAACTCCTCGCCTAGCCCCAACTCCTCGCCTAGCCCCCGCTCCTCGCCTAGCCCCCGCTCCCTCGCCTAGCCCCAACTCCCTCGCCTAGCCCCAACTCCCTCGCCTAGCCCCGCTCCCTCGCCTAGCCCAACTCCCTCACCTAGCCCCACTCCCGCAGTTCTGTTTTTGAGAGACGAAGTGGAGTGTGTTTATGTACTCTGTCAGCAGCatgcatctcaacatgtatatgtACTGTCTGGTCTACGTACTCTGACAGCAGCatgcatctcaacatgtatatgtACTGTCTGGTCTACGTACTCTGTCAGCAGCatgcatctcaacatgtatatgtACTGTCTGGTCTACGTACTCTGTCAGCAGCatgcatctcaacatgtatatgtACTGTCTGGTCTACGTACTCTGTCAGCAGCatgcatctcaacatgtatatgtACTGTCTGGTCTACATACTCTGTCAGCAGCatgcatctcaacatgtatatgtACTGTCTGGTCTACGTACTCTGTCAGCAGCatgcatctcaacatgtatatgtACTGTCTGGTCTACGTAGTCAGCAGCatgcatctcaacatgtatatgtACTGTCTGGTCTGACTCTGTCAGCAGCatgcatctcaacatgtatatgtactgtctggtctaactctgtCAGCAGCatgcatctcaacatgtatatgtACTGTCTGGGACTCTGTCAGCAGCatgcatctcaacatgtatatgtACTGTCTGGTCTACATACTCTGTCAGCAGCatgcatctcaacatgtatatgtACTGTCTGGTCTACGTACTCTGTCAGCAGCatgcatctcaacatgtatatgtACTGTCTGGTCTACGGACTCTGTCAGCAGCatgcatctcaacatgtatatgtACTGTCTGGTCTACGTACTCTGTCAGCAGCatgcatctcaacatgtatatgtACTGTCTGGTCTACATACTCTGTCAGCAGCatgcatctcaacatgtatatgtACTGTCTGGTCTACGTACTCTGTCAGCAGCatgcatctcaacatgtatatgtACTGTCTGGTCTACGTACTCTGACAGCAGCatgcatctcaacatgtatatgtACTGTCTGGTCTACGTACTCTGTCAGCAGCatgcatctcaacatgtatatgtACTGTCTGGTCTACGTACTCTGTCAGCAGCatgcatctcaacatgtatatgtACTGTCTGGTCTACATACTCTGTCAGCAGCatgcatctcaacatgtatatgtACTGTCTGGTCTACATACTCTGTCAGCAGCatgcatctcaacatgtatatgtACTGTCTGGTCTACGTGCTCTGTCAGCAGCatgcatctcaacatgtatatgtACTGTCTGGTCTACGTACTCTGTCAGCAGCatgcatctcaacatgtatatgtACTGTCTGGTCTACGTACTCTGTCAGCAGCatgcatctcaacatgtatatgtACTGTCTGGTCTACGTACTCTGTCAGCAGCatgcatctcaacatgtatatgtACTGTCTGGTCTACGTACTCTGACAGCAGCatgcatctcaacatgtatatgtACTGTCTGGTCTACGTACTCTGACAGCAGCatgcatctcaacatgtatatgtACTGTCTGGTCTACGTACTCTGACAGCAGCatgcatctcaacatgtatatgtACTGTCTGGTCTACGTACTCTGTCAGCAGCatgcatctcaacatgtatatgtACTGTCTGGTCTACGTACTCTGACAGCAGCatgcatctcaacatgtatatgtACTGTCTGGTCTACGTACTCTGTCAGCAGCatgcatctcaacatgtatatgtACTGTCTGGTCTACGTACTCTGTCAGCAGCATGTACTTCCTGAGACAGTCCAGGAAGACTTCACTACCTCCCTGGTGAAAGTGTAGGGCAGGCAGCTCAACCCCCATGTTGTGGTCTCTGAGGGTGAACACCAGGTAGGACCAGCCCTCCTCCTTCACCCTGACCGAGGCCAGGTCACTGAGACGGAAGAACAGCCGGGAACCCTTACTCTTCTCTGGGATGGGAGCGGGTTGAGGAGgagcacctggagagagagggagaggggtttagagacaggatatacacagaaacacactgaggtgagggaggtggagagggggttTAGATAAACAACACTACACATGTACTCACACAATgaggtgggggtgagagagagggggagagatggagagagagggggttagataCACAACACATGTACTCACACAATgaggtgggggtgagagagagggggagagatggagagagaggggggttagatACACAACACATGTACTCACACAATgaggtgggggtgagagagagggggagagatggagagagaggggggttagatACACAACACATGTACTCACACAATgaggtgggggtgagagagagggggagagatggagagagagggggttagataGACAACACATGTACTCACACAATgaggtgggggtgagagagagggggagagatggagagagaggggggttagatACACAACACATGTACTCACACAATgaggtgggggtgagagagagggggagagatggagagagagggggttagataCACAACACATGTACTCACACAATgaggtgggggtgagagagagggggagagatggagagagagggggggttagaTACACAACACATGTACTCACACAATgaggtgggggtgagagagaggggagagatgggagagagaggggggggtttagatacacaacactacacattTACTCACATACACAAattagagtatgtgtgtgtattctcgCTAGGGGTTTTCCTAATGCAGAGAGACAAGCAGCACAACGTTCATGCCACACTTCATCTATAGTTGTATAGATCCATGTGTAATGCTTTTTAATTTGACTCGCTTGACATTTAAATGTCTGCAGAGCAGGAAGTAGCAGGAGGCCTGATTAATCCCCCAAGGGCCTGCTGGAGAAGATTGATCGTACTGTGGGAAAAGTGAAGCaattagtctcctctcctccaaccaACTTAATCATGGTCGCTCTGCTAAAGCAGCTTCTGGACGTAAAGAGGGGAGGTGTTTTGGAATTCCagccagagaggagggagagagagaaatatactgtatatatgagagAGACCGCTGCACGCTTAACAAGGTTAAGTCTTGCCAGGAAGAACCACAGAACGGCAAGGCCAAGAACAACAATTATGTTGCATCGTGGTTCCAGTGCTAGACATTGTGGTTCCAGTGCTAGACATTGTGGTTCCAGTGCTAGACATTGTGGTTCCAGTGCTAGACATTGTGGTTCCAGTGCTAGACATTGTGGTTCCATAGACATTGTGGTTCCAGTGCTAGACATTGTGGTTCCAGACATTGTGGTTCCAGTGCTAGACATTGTGGTTCCAGTGTGGTTCCTAGACATTGTGGTTCCAGTACTAGACATTGTGGTTCCAGTGCTAGACATTGTGGTTCCAGTGCTAGACATTGTGGTTCCAGTGTGGTTCCAGTAGACATTGTGGTTCCAGTACTAGACTTTGACAGTTCAAAGAAACCGGACATATCTCATTGCAGTAGGCTCCAGGTAATGACAATATATCAGCTGGACAGGTAAGGAATAGTGACATTTGTCTCTCCATAGAGGAAGCATGATGACGCTACAACATTGATATGTTCTCCATGACTTTCCCTGACTAAAGAAAAAGGTCAAATCAATGGCCATTCTACTGTGGCCTACCTGGGCccactctgttctgctgtgttctaggttgttctgctgtgttctaggttgttctgctgtgttctagggtgttctgctgtgttctagggtgttctgctgtgttctagggtgttctgctgtgttctagggtgttctgctgtgttctagggtgttctgctgtgttctagGGTGATCTGCTGTGTTCTAGggtgttctgctgtgttctagggtgttctgctgtgttctagggtgttctgctgtgttctagggtgttctgctgtgttctcttCCACTCACCTTCATGGTTGCTGGATTTCTTCCTGAACTGAACAGTGTGAACCATGTCCCATTCTGTCTCACAGCTCAGCTGGTGCTCCACCTGCCTGGTAGGCTTGTCTCCTGGGTCTTGGCTCGGACCCTGATGCCGCTGGCCCCATTCAAACACAGAGCTAGACTCCTGGGAGAGAGAATACAGGTATACTCAGACACCTACCCATATACTGTactatctacatacagtacacacacacctacccatatactgtactatctacatacagtacacacacacacctacccatatactgtactatctacatacagtacacacacacacctacccatatactgtactatctacatacagtacacacacacacctacccatatactgtatctacatacagtacacacacacatacccatatactgtactatctacatacacacacacacctacccatatactgtactatctacatacagtacacacacacacacactatctacatacagtacacacacacatacccatactgtactatctacatacagtacacacacctacccatatactgtactatctacatacagtacacacacacacctacccatatactgtactatctacatacagtacacacacacaccatactgtactatctacatactgtacatctacccatatactgtactatctatatacagtacacacatactgtactgtctacatacagtacaccatatactgtactatctacatacagtacacacactactATCTGCATACCATATACTGTactatctacatacagtacacacatctacccatatactgtactatctacatacagtacacacacctacccatatactgtactatctacatacagtacacacatatgCTGTACtatctacatacagtactgtaccatctatctacatacagtacacacacctacccatatactgtactatctacatacagtacacacacctacccatatactgtactatttctacactatacatacagtacacacacctacccatatactgtactatctacatacagtacccatatactgtactatctacatacagtacacacaccatatactgtactatctacatacagtacacacacacctacccatatactactatctacatacagtacacacctaCCCATACTGTACTatctatacagtactgtacatatactgtactatctatatacagtacacacacatacagtacccatatactgtactatctatatacagtacacacacctaCCCATATACTGTACTATCTCATAcagtactgttcaaaagtttCTACTACAGGGTCatgtagaaatgtccttgttttccatgaaaatatACCTGAAATGAgctgca contains:
- the LOC121842171 gene encoding TBC1 domain family member 15-like (The sequence of the model RefSeq protein was modified relative to this genomic sequence to represent the inferred CDS: added 195 bases not found in genome assembly), whose amino-acid sequence is MATSAGFKVLYEHDGVFIHTNPERSEEQDSLTSGSLRVLDQDGDIVLEYKPMEDVDHSAMLCAAKESSSVFEWGQRHQGPSQDPGDKPTRQVEHQLSCETEWDMVHTVQFRKKSSNHEGAPPQPAPIPEKSKGSRLFFRLSDLASVRVKEEGWSYLVFTLRDHNMGVELPALHFHQGGSEVFLDCLRKYMLLTEYVDQTVHIHVEMHAADRVRRPDSTYTC